A window of Leptospira fainei serovar Hurstbridge str. BUT 6 contains these coding sequences:
- a CDS encoding type II secretion system protein, with product MRGRRRTSRAGFTLIEIAIVVFIIGAIMILVLPSVAKMFTPGAQEEATLLHDVVAFCYRRAKLNQRTIFLELNIDEEKYTVIEVERGEEGMKEKPIFQERELPSSSSIVDIMDARGYRYVKGKVRIPFSPLSIAEDFYIHLGPDPEIKRTLIVRRYGGKSEIRDGEALIPQDELDWYKQNENNGTSQF from the coding sequence ATGCGGGGAAGGAGGCGGACAAGCCGTGCCGGTTTTACTTTAATCGAAATTGCGATCGTGGTTTTTATAATCGGGGCAATCATGATTTTAGTTCTTCCTTCCGTTGCAAAAATGTTTACCCCCGGGGCTCAGGAAGAGGCTACGCTTTTACATGATGTGGTCGCATTCTGCTATCGTCGAGCAAAGCTGAATCAGAGAACGATTTTCTTGGAGTTAAACATAGACGAAGAGAAATATACCGTCATCGAAGTCGAGAGAGGAGAAGAAGGGATGAAGGAAAAACCGATCTTTCAAGAGCGGGAGTTGCCGTCTTCCTCCTCGATAGTAGATATAATGGATGCGCGGGGATATCGTTACGTAAAGGGTAAGGTTCGAATTCCTTTTTCTCCCCTTTCGATAGCCGAAGATTTTTATATACATCTGGGACCCGACCCGGAAATCAAGCGGACGTTGATAGTTAGGAGATACGGCGGAAAATCCGAAATTAGGGACGGCGAGGCTTTAATTCCTCAAGACGAACTAGATTGGTATAAACAAAATGAGAATAACGGTACCAGCCAGTTCTAA
- the gspD gene encoding type II secretion system secretin GspD, with protein sequence MRSLEPKVKYLKTATITLLLFLTSTETIFSQSAKKGSKRSSTPTEDARERTFFANWRDTELNDFLKGMSAILKKNILLDESLKGKKITIISQKEIPVKNAFAFMKAVLESMGFAIVEETDLITIVKLKDALARSSFIRVGKEPITESEASDNRIITQIIPIENVKPEELEPILKRLTSPNTDIIVYRNTNTIVLSGSTADINKLMVLINELDAKPGETTPGSISSAGDIHIYTLEHSESEKIAATLIKLDNPVVGDQPTPVPGQPGAPVPPPAKVEKIKAVSHKESNSVIVTATEAEWNEIRKIIRILDSSRKQVLLEVLIVELSSTDQNDFGIDWRYLNQGPYSQFNSGLAKEGNIINSSGRMNPNVNTLSGFSLGFVQAGSQQILGILSANQGNENFNVLSAPQVLTLDNQEAEINVGQDVPVRTQSRNAGMGGTNAVTVDNYEYRPTGIKLKFTPHVNKNNKITLDLLQEIKNIASIALTGGNPTFNRREVKTTITLENKQTIVIGGLISSDKEKRLIKIPLLGDIPYLGWIFRRTTESNKKTNLMVFITPHILDNRELADKMTAKKKLQQERYELERERILNKETTIKERGE encoded by the coding sequence ATGCGAAGTTTAGAACCAAAAGTCAAGTACCTTAAAACAGCCACAATCACACTATTACTGTTTTTGACTTCCACTGAAACGATCTTTTCCCAATCCGCAAAGAAAGGATCCAAACGTTCGTCAACGCCGACGGAAGATGCGAGAGAAAGAACCTTCTTCGCTAATTGGCGAGATACCGAATTGAACGATTTTCTTAAAGGTATGAGCGCGATCCTTAAGAAGAATATTCTTTTGGACGAAAGTTTAAAGGGAAAGAAAATCACCATCATTTCACAGAAAGAAATCCCGGTCAAAAACGCGTTCGCATTCATGAAAGCGGTCTTGGAATCGATGGGCTTCGCAATCGTCGAAGAGACGGATTTAATAACGATCGTTAAACTCAAAGATGCATTAGCGAGATCTTCCTTTATCAGAGTCGGTAAAGAACCGATTACGGAATCCGAAGCTAGCGATAATCGAATCATCACCCAGATTATTCCGATCGAGAACGTAAAGCCGGAAGAGCTGGAACCGATTTTAAAAAGGTTAACTTCTCCTAATACGGATATCATCGTTTATCGTAATACTAATACAATCGTCCTTTCCGGTTCCACGGCGGATATTAACAAGTTAATGGTGCTTATCAACGAGCTGGATGCTAAGCCGGGAGAAACGACGCCGGGTTCCATTTCTTCAGCAGGCGATATTCATATCTATACCTTGGAACATAGTGAATCGGAGAAAATAGCGGCTACTTTAATTAAGCTGGATAACCCGGTTGTCGGAGATCAGCCTACGCCGGTTCCGGGACAGCCGGGCGCACCGGTTCCGCCGCCCGCTAAAGTCGAAAAAATTAAAGCCGTTTCTCACAAGGAATCCAACTCGGTTATTGTAACCGCTACCGAAGCGGAATGGAACGAAATCCGTAAAATTATCCGGATCCTAGATTCATCACGAAAACAAGTTCTCTTAGAAGTACTTATCGTAGAGCTTTCTTCAACCGACCAAAACGATTTCGGGATCGATTGGAGATATTTGAATCAGGGTCCGTATAGCCAATTTAACTCCGGCTTAGCGAAAGAAGGAAATATCATTAATTCCAGCGGACGGATGAATCCGAACGTAAACACTTTGTCCGGATTTTCATTAGGATTCGTGCAAGCAGGATCCCAGCAGATTCTGGGAATTTTGAGTGCGAATCAAGGAAACGAAAACTTCAACGTTTTATCGGCGCCGCAAGTTTTGACCCTCGATAATCAAGAAGCGGAAATCAACGTGGGCCAGGACGTCCCGGTGAGAACCCAAAGTCGGAATGCCGGAATGGGGGGAACCAACGCGGTTACCGTCGATAACTATGAATATAGACCGACAGGGATCAAGCTGAAGTTTACGCCGCATGTAAACAAGAATAACAAGATCACGCTGGATTTGCTTCAGGAAATCAAAAATATCGCCTCCATCGCTCTGACCGGAGGAAACCCCACGTTCAACAGACGAGAAGTAAAAACTACTATTACGTTGGAAAATAAGCAAACGATCGTTATCGGAGGTCTAATTTCTAGCGATAAGGAGAAGCGACTCATTAAGATCCCGCTTTTAGGGGATATCCCGTATCTCGGTTGGATTTTCCGACGGACCACCGAGTCGAATAAGAAAACGAACCTTATGGTATTTATCACTCCGCATATTCTGGATAATCGCGAGCTAGCTGATAAAATGACCGCCAAGAAAAAACTCCAGCAAGAAAGATACGAATTGGAAAGAGAAAGGATCCTAAATAAGGAAACTACGATCAAAGAAAGAGGGGAATAA
- the gspE gene encoding type II secretion system ATPase GspE, producing the protein MKTLGDILVEEGIISSKDLEDSLKLQKKNNLPLGHILQKKGIAGEVDVLRAMARLYRMEFQEKLEFKGMEEIYQRIPLKLIQKSRLVPFEVSKKTVKVAISDPSDLHPMDDVRFSLRDYKVEFILAPEPEIMRIIHSQFDTTSAAAKDLLNEMEGSFSELAEGFDNETIDLSDDAPIIKMVNVILSQAVNERASDIHIEPYEKSLVVRYRIDGILHNVLTPPKSYHAGITSRIKIMSNLNIAENRLPQDGRIKLRLAGKDVDIRVSTIPCQFGERIVMRLLNKTDQKYSLETMGFYPDLLKELRKLIYQPHGIILVTGPTGSGKSTTLYSALTELNTEERNIITCEDPVEYQIEGVSQMQMQDKIGLTFATGLRAILRQDPDVIMVGEIRDEETARIAIQASLTGHLVFSTLHTNDAASAATRLVDMGIEPYLITSTVLGFLAQRLVRTICPKCKTTYKPTPVELEALGIARKALKNGHLHKGEGCHNCMGTGFKGRTGIYEFLVISNTIKDAILAGLDTTKINDIAIQNGFFTMREYGIRKVLDGVTTPDEVLRVT; encoded by the coding sequence GTGAAAACTCTAGGCGATATACTCGTCGAAGAGGGAATCATCTCCTCGAAAGACCTGGAGGATTCCCTTAAACTCCAGAAAAAAAACAATCTCCCGTTAGGGCATATCCTTCAAAAGAAAGGGATTGCGGGAGAAGTGGACGTACTGCGTGCGATGGCCCGCCTGTATAGAATGGAATTCCAAGAAAAATTGGAATTTAAGGGCATGGAGGAAATCTATCAGAGAATTCCTCTTAAGCTAATCCAAAAAAGCCGCTTAGTGCCTTTCGAGGTTTCCAAAAAGACCGTAAAAGTGGCAATCTCCGATCCTAGCGACTTGCATCCGATGGACGATGTTCGCTTTAGTCTTAGAGACTATAAAGTAGAGTTCATACTCGCACCGGAACCGGAGATTATGAGAATCATTCATTCTCAATTCGATACGACTTCGGCAGCGGCAAAAGACCTTCTCAATGAAATGGAAGGAAGTTTTTCCGAACTCGCGGAAGGATTTGATAACGAAACAATCGACTTATCCGACGATGCGCCGATCATCAAGATGGTCAACGTCATCCTTTCGCAAGCAGTGAACGAAAGAGCATCGGACATTCACATTGAACCTTACGAAAAAAGCTTAGTAGTAAGATACCGAATCGACGGTATTTTGCATAACGTGCTAACTCCTCCGAAGTCCTATCATGCCGGGATCACCTCTCGTATCAAGATCATGTCCAATTTGAATATTGCGGAGAACCGTCTTCCGCAGGACGGTAGGATCAAGCTTAGATTGGCGGGAAAGGACGTAGATATCCGGGTTTCAACCATTCCGTGTCAATTCGGAGAGCGAATCGTAATGCGTCTCTTAAACAAGACAGATCAAAAATATTCCTTGGAGACCATGGGATTTTATCCGGATTTATTAAAGGAACTCCGGAAGCTTATATACCAACCTCACGGAATTATACTAGTAACCGGACCTACCGGTTCCGGTAAATCCACGACACTCTATTCCGCATTGACTGAATTAAATACGGAAGAGAGAAATATTATCACCTGCGAGGACCCAGTCGAATATCAGATCGAGGGAGTTTCTCAAATGCAAATGCAGGATAAAATCGGTCTGACTTTTGCGACCGGCCTAAGGGCGATCCTACGACAAGACCCTGACGTAATCATGGTGGGAGAGATCCGGGACGAAGAAACCGCCAGAATCGCAATCCAAGCGTCTTTAACCGGTCACTTAGTGTTCTCTACTCTGCATACGAACGACGCTGCATCGGCTGCTACGCGTCTAGTGGATATGGGAATAGAACCGTATTTAATTACCTCGACTGTATTGGGATTTTTAGCTCAACGACTCGTTAGAACGATTTGTCCGAAATGTAAAACTACTTATAAACCGACTCCGGTGGAACTTGAAGCTCTCGGGATTGCGAGAAAAGCGCTGAAGAACGGACACCTTCATAAAGGAGAAGGCTGTCACAACTGTATGGGAACCGGCTTCAAGGGAAGAACCGGCATTTACGAATTTTTAGTGATTAGTAATACGATTAAAGACGCAATTTTAGCCGGACTCGATACCACGAAAATTAACGACATAGCGATCCAAAACGGTTTCTTTACGATGAGAGAGTACGGAATTCGCAAGGTTTTAGACGGAGTGACAACTCCGGATGAAGTGCTCCGAGTAACCTGA
- a CDS encoding type II secretion system protein GspG, with translation MKTGNKRRKGFTLIELAIVVAILGAIMAIIISSINVGDIKDDTASMELRKEGREIQMHLERYAQKYGNYPSEEQGLEALVEKPTTGDVPEDWRPMASNKDIIKDPWGGIYKLKFDEYGEMQIITLGKDKQEGGEGANADFNILKEEDYPAQFKKK, from the coding sequence TTGAAAACGGGAAACAAACGCAGAAAGGGATTCACATTGATAGAGTTAGCTATCGTCGTAGCAATCTTGGGCGCGATCATGGCGATTATAATCTCCAGCATTAACGTTGGAGACATTAAGGACGATACGGCATCTATGGAACTCCGGAAAGAAGGCCGCGAAATTCAAATGCACTTAGAGCGTTATGCGCAAAAATACGGAAATTATCCCAGCGAAGAGCAGGGATTGGAAGCTTTAGTGGAAAAGCCTACCACCGGAGACGTGCCTGAAGATTGGCGTCCGATGGCTAGCAATAAGGACATCATCAAAGACCCTTGGGGCGGAATCTATAAACTCAAATTCGACGAATACGGTGAAATGCAAATCATCACGCTTGGTAAAGATAAACAAGAAGGCGGAGAAGGTGCAAATGCCGATTTTAATATATTGAAAGAGGAAGATTATCCGGCTCAGTTTAAGAAAAAGTAA
- a CDS encoding type II secretion system protein GspJ, which yields MLRTRNFGCPRFFFPTKRRYRRGFTLLELSIVAMLLGGLLVMIFGTYTSLLRVSRDNSSAEGSDKQQAMLALENIRSTLAMTFFFATEKRLVFVSRRGRKSEDGNKHPRESSNDYFIVFAATHPNSEETGLPEVREVEYFLKKDEDAPGYLLIRREDQIVDKFPFAGGQEYVLLNGVKSLAFKFSRTGSKWEEEWDSREAKNIPRLIRIELIAKIGTEERRFETLAFPGILYK from the coding sequence ATGCTTCGTACAAGGAATTTTGGATGTCCTCGATTTTTCTTCCCGACGAAGCGGAGATACCGCCGAGGATTTACGTTATTAGAATTATCGATTGTTGCTATGTTACTCGGCGGACTTTTAGTAATGATCTTCGGTACATATACTTCCCTGCTGAGAGTTTCTAGGGATAATTCCAGCGCAGAAGGCTCCGATAAGCAACAAGCAATGTTGGCCTTGGAAAACATAAGAAGCACGCTCGCGATGACTTTTTTCTTTGCCACAGAAAAGAGACTCGTATTCGTGAGTAGACGAGGCCGCAAATCGGAAGACGGTAATAAGCACCCGAGAGAGAGTAGTAACGATTATTTTATCGTATTTGCCGCCACTCATCCCAACTCGGAAGAGACCGGGTTGCCCGAAGTAAGAGAAGTGGAATATTTCCTAAAAAAAGACGAGGATGCACCCGGATATCTCCTAATCAGACGCGAAGATCAAATCGTGGATAAATTCCCGTTTGCGGGAGGTCAAGAATATGTCCTGCTTAACGGGGTCAAAAGTCTTGCGTTTAAATTTTCCCGTACCGGTTCCAAGTGGGAAGAAGAATGGGATTCTCGAGAAGCAAAGAATATTCCTCGACTGATACGTATAGAATTAATCGCGAAAATCGGAACCGAAGAGAGGAGATTCGAGACGCTCGCATTTCCGGGGATTTTATACAAATGA
- a CDS encoding type II secretion system F family protein — protein sequence MALYTYIAFNRKGKEEKGIIDAPNIQSARTKLKSKGLYVRLISEDTERKDRELFPFLANLLYRVPRKVIGMFCRQLGTLVGAGIPLDKSLANIVEQTDHDVFRKVVVAMQADITEGSSLSDAMKKHPQIFPNQYPSLVSVGERTGDYETALIRLAEMEEKNQELKSKVTTSLVYPIIIFVLLFGVVIFLLTTVVPQIEQLFIQFDAPLPLITKIVIGSSRIVTDWWFLLFPLLIISISGFLYYKSTAEGKLAWERFILKIPIISGLSKKVLISNFARNLGILLTNRVPLIISLQIVEQIVDHTIFGEEIRNAASRIREGEKLSSSFLSSEILPQMVLGMMSAGEVSDRVPEMMNKLAEIYDSEVDNSLKAMTQAIEPLMLVFMGFAIGIIMASIIVPMFSLTQNLKGI from the coding sequence ATGGCTCTATACACATACATAGCCTTCAACCGAAAAGGGAAGGAAGAAAAAGGAATCATCGATGCTCCTAATATTCAATCCGCTAGAACCAAATTAAAATCGAAAGGACTTTATGTTCGACTTATTTCGGAAGATACCGAGCGAAAAGATCGGGAACTTTTTCCTTTTTTAGCGAACCTACTATATCGGGTTCCGAGAAAAGTAATCGGAATGTTTTGCCGCCAATTGGGAACATTAGTCGGCGCGGGAATTCCCTTGGATAAATCCTTGGCGAATATCGTGGAACAGACGGATCATGATGTCTTTCGGAAAGTCGTTGTAGCGATGCAGGCGGATATCACTGAAGGAAGCTCTCTGTCCGACGCGATGAAAAAACATCCGCAGATATTTCCGAATCAATATCCTTCGTTGGTTTCGGTAGGTGAGCGGACCGGAGATTACGAAACGGCTCTAATTCGGTTGGCGGAAATGGAGGAAAAAAACCAAGAGTTAAAATCAAAAGTTACGACTTCATTGGTTTATCCGATCATCATTTTTGTTTTGCTATTTGGGGTCGTTATCTTTCTTTTAACCACGGTCGTTCCACAAATCGAACAATTATTCATCCAATTCGACGCTCCATTGCCGTTGATCACTAAGATCGTAATCGGAAGTTCGAGAATCGTAACGGATTGGTGGTTTTTACTCTTTCCTTTGCTAATCATTTCCATTTCGGGATTTTTATATTATAAAAGCACTGCGGAAGGGAAATTGGCATGGGAAAGATTTATTCTCAAAATTCCCATCATCAGCGGCCTTTCAAAGAAAGTATTGATTTCAAACTTCGCAAGAAATTTAGGAATCCTGCTGACCAATAGAGTCCCGTTAATAATTTCCCTGCAAATCGTAGAACAAATCGTGGACCATACTATTTTCGGAGAAGAAATTCGAAACGCGGCGTCCCGAATTCGGGAAGGAGAAAAACTTTCCTCCTCATTTTTAAGTTCGGAAATTCTTCCTCAGATGGTACTGGGAATGATGTCTGCCGGAGAAGTTTCCGATAGAGTACCAGAAATGATGAATAAGTTGGCGGAAATATACGATTCGGAAGTGGATAATTCTTTGAAAGCTATGACTCAGGCAATCGAGCCGTTGATGCTGGTATTCATGGGTTTCGCGATCGGTATTATTATGGCTTCGATTATAGTGCCAATGTTCAGCTTGACCCAGAATTTGAAGGGCATATAA
- a CDS encoding type IV pilus modification PilV family protein codes for MRITVPASSKKRDKRRKRKRAGFTLIEITIALLIAAGWIAFVLRTVGDGIRLKRLATLQTEAVHLAKIKMAQIDSASILQKDVSSGDIPGYRGFRYSTIINEEDLDLLKLSGKGGKKPEDLLGGSNSEMNKLISQRTGNNQGSATGGLIKVFHIYVTIEYPTGERNSQGDIKKEKYTVETFKASMN; via the coding sequence ATGAGAATAACGGTACCAGCCAGTTCTAAAAAGCGCGATAAGCGACGGAAAAGAAAAAGGGCGGGCTTTACCTTAATAGAAATCACTATAGCTCTCCTGATCGCAGCCGGTTGGATAGCCTTCGTATTGAGAACGGTTGGCGACGGAATTCGCTTAAAGCGATTAGCTACGCTTCAGACCGAAGCGGTCCATTTAGCCAAAATCAAAATGGCCCAAATCGATTCCGCAAGTATATTACAAAAAGATGTTTCTTCCGGAGATATTCCGGGATATCGCGGATTCCGTTATAGCACGATAATAAACGAAGAAGATCTTGATTTGCTGAAGCTATCTGGAAAAGGCGGAAAAAAACCCGAAGATTTGCTCGGCGGGAGTAATTCCGAAATGAACAAACTGATAAGCCAGAGGACCGGAAATAATCAAGGTTCGGCCACTGGAGGTTTGATCAAAGTTTTTCATATATACGTCACCATCGAATATCCCACCGGAGAAAGAAACAGCCAAGGGGACATTAAAAAAGAAAAGTATACCGTCGAAACTTTTAAGGCGTCGATGAACTAA